AACGCGCTTCGCTTGCTGGCTGCTTATTCTGTCTGCCCTCTGCTCCTTGTCTGTGACAGATATCAACCTTAACTCTCCCAACAAAGGTCTGCTGTCGGATGCCATGACAGATGTTCCCGTGGATAGCGCGGCGTCGGCCCGCACCTCAGCGCCCGAAGGCCTGACTCTTGCCGAAGAGGAGGAGTTGAGATCTGAGCTTGCCAAGGTAACGGGGGCTGCGGTGGGGTTCTGCTGGGAACGGACAAACAGGAGCCACAggagcaggatttatttttttttttattagttttgcaGCGGTGTTACATTTGGATCTCTCGGCTAATTGTTAAAATGCACAAAGCTGGCAGATACTTCAAACACTGTGGTATGTTGCGTTGCTCTTTCCCAGAACGACTTAATTTAGAGCTCTAAGGAAATAAGTGGCTTTTGATGCTGTGAGCTTAATCTAGGCTTTTAGCTCCATTTGAAGCAAGAAAACACTTCAGGCGAGTGCTATGCAAAAGAAACTTGTTTTTCCTTAAGAAGCTGAAACAATGGAGCACTTAGGTGCtttctttttctacctttttctcttaaatatttattacacTTCATAGGCAACTATTTTGGTGCATATATGCTTTTGAAGAGCTGAGAGTTTGTGATGTAATATCCTAAATTTTGGTCACCTCATAAGGTTTAAAGGTCAGtttataatttctgtctgaaatgtAGCTGAAGATAATTGTAGCTGTTCTTCTGTAGTCTTTTTTTCATTGGAGAATCCCATGGTGCTTCTTTGACTTGCAAGTTTTAGCGAGGGAGGACTTTGCTGCTCTGGGTGGCCACGCAGATCTTGGCGAGCTGCAGTTAAAAGTAGTAATGAACCCTCTCTGCCTGGAAACAACTCAAGAGTACTTTGAAAATGTTGTAAGAAAGGTCTCTGAGGAAAAACTCTTTGCTTTAATAACATCAGAGGAAAAGAATCGTAAGATAGAAACCTTAGTTCATAAGGTTTGGCAACTGATTTTTATCTGCGGTTGAAATTACAATGCTGGGAATGAGTTCTGTTAATTTTGGTGCCATTAAATCGCCACTGAAGTCTGAGCTGTAGGCCTCCCATTCCAGCAACATTTGTGTTGAGTTGAATTGTTCTGTGTGCAGCTGACCTTCCTACCAAGTCTATATATTCATGTTAACGAAATCTTGCTAGTTTTGAGGGAGATAGAAAGGTGGCTTACCTTTCAAAATTTTACTAAATTGTGATTTAAGACAAACCTCTACCTTTCTCTAAGGTTGAAGAAGAAATTGGTACTCTCAGGCAAGTTCTGGCTGCTAAAGAGAGGCACTGTGGAGAGCTGAAGAGGAAGCTCGGTTTGACTCCCTTGGATGGGTTAAAGCAAAACCTGTCTAAAAGCTGGCATGATGTCCAAGTCTCCAATGCGTAAGTGTTGCTTGTGATGCACGTTTATTTAAATATGACTCTGTAGTAATTTATTTCCCAGCAGCGTATTCCAGGGCTCTTCTGAGTGGCTGGAGGCTTTTGCTCTGATGGGGTATATAGAGTAAAAGGCacttaaaaaatatgtattttattgttcTTATATGTCAGAGTCTTTATGTCAGCATAAACAGAACGTTCATATCTATGATCTGGATAAATTGTTGCTCATGCTCTTTCCCGTGGTGTTAGAGATCTAGATTGGCATTTAACAGTTCAGTTTGCCCATTTCTGCCCATTTTTTGAGCTCCCACTGCTTTGTTCCGGACTCAGGCTCAAAGAGAAGTGCAAGAAGTTTCAAAGCTCTACTGCGTAGTGCTAGTTCAGAAGCTATTTCCTGAGTCGTATAGCTTGAATTAAAAAGCCTGCACTGcctaggaaaaaaatctgtaatattaGTGTGCATTCTGCAGAGTCATCTCTGCCTAAAGATCTGAAATTAGACTGTTCCTGAGCAGGCGTTAAGGGTATGGTCACTGCAGGGCTCGGCAGTGCCAGGAGGCGAGTCAGAGGTAAGTCTGACCCTGCACTTGTGCCCCATGTAAGGGACTCTCCGTGCCCTTAGAGATAGTGTTCAGTCTGAAACGTCTGGTGTAACTTAACTGGAATTTGGGGTTACTGACAGTGCTACTGCAGAGCAGATGGTTGAGCTGTTCATCTCACTgtttattctttcccttttcctcatcttcccTCCTACATCCCTGCCCAATTTCTGTTATTCCTTTGTAACTGAAATCTGTGTCGTTGTCgtctaaaaaaaaatgaatattaaagttATATTCATTAACACTTTCTGTTTCTAGTTATGTGAAAACATCTGAGAAACTTGGAGAGTGGAATGACAAAGTGACACAGTCTGACTTGTGAGTGCCTCGGGCTCCTCAGCAACACCTCCTTGCTCCTTGCTGCGTCCCCAATTTGTGCTGCTCCTTGTTCTCAGGGGTCGATGGGGAGCTGGAGGCGTGGTGCAGCAGGACTGTTATTAGCAGCATGCCTGGCTTCCAGCTATAAACATCCCTCGGTTGCGGAGGAGATGAGTAAACATTAACTGCTATCATCTCTCTCATGGTCTTgctattgcagaagaaaaattccaaTCAGTTACCAGAccacattttattaaaaaaaaaaaaaaggcagaaaatcaaTCACTGTTTCCCTTTAGCTGGTCATTGGTAGGTTAGTCTGTTGTTATTGAATGTCTTATTAGTGAACCTCTATCTTTACTGTAAAACTATTTCTCCTCTTATCATCAGATGTGGTAGGAATCAGTTTGATTATTGCCTTTCTGTATGGCCAGAGAAGGTGCGTGAAGGCATTTGCCCGTAGATGGAAATAGGGGCTGTGCAAATGCAAATATGTACATTAGTTTTTGAGAGCTGCCAGGCAGTGGCTCTTCTGCACTGATGTGTATGAACCTTTTTGCTGATGTCAATACTAGAAAGCCATGAATTTCAGTCTTTGCTGTAAATACAAGCGGGTGAGAAATGTGGACAAAGAACATCTGGCTACTTCTGTCTCTAGAATATATTCTTTAATTATGTTAGACCTCCATTTGTATTAGACATGAATAGTTTTGATTCCTGCTGCATAGCTGAACGTAAGGAAGCccttaaatattttctgcactGAAGATTCTTCCCCTTCTGTGCCTTGTGTTGAAGGAGAGGATTGTttaggaaagaggaaaatgtgAATTGGGAGTATCCCATCATTAGGCAGGATGGCAGTGATCTAACTGGGGAGAGTTACAGTTCTGGGTGAGGTGAACTGCCTGCGATGTGTCACCTCTGAGCACCTCTGCGTGTTGTCTGCGCTGGTAGCAGACCCTTGTATTTGTTCTGTACCTCCAGTGTTAATTCTCACAACCCCTAAGGTACTGGTTCGTATGTTGAGCAACATGATTTCTAAAGATTAGTAAATGAAATTAAGTTTAACAGTTTGTCCAGGCTGTGCTAGGTTGGTAAAATACAGCTTTGGGTGTGGCAGTCAGTTTTTTTTGGCCTTGAGCTCAGTTCACTGCTCTGTGCTTTTAATACATAGCTGCCACACAGCGTGTAGGAAGGGAGCAGAAGATGCAAAGTCTTTCAATTCCTGACACCTTCTGAACTGCAGGCTTTGTTTCTTTGTGCTCAGTGTTTGACTGTGCTTAAATAAGAAGGAAACTGGGGCTTAGGTGTCTCCTGCCTCTCAAACAGCAGCTCTTTTCCTTCTGGCTGTAACTGAGAAGGGGAGAAGGTATTGTCAGAGAAATAAAGCCTATGATACTGTAAGTGTGAAGAGACACTAATAATGTGGAAAGTGTCAAAAGAAGCATCTGTCATGAATCTTGGCACCGTATCTAACCTCCGTTGTGTTTGTAGATATCTTTCAGCCAGCAGCACACTGGAGGACTGGAATGAAAAATTAACTCAATCAGAAGCGTGAGTGTCTTAACCTTCAGCATTAACAAATGCTTTCGTGACAGTCTGCTGCCACTAACATTCTGTGCCCCTGCTCACAGTCCCCTGCTTTGACTAGATCtatttaaacatttctcttttctagctttcactttttttaacCCAATAAAAGCCTTTTCTGGGAGAGGGAGCTTTTCCTCAGGTCAGTATTTGAATGATTTCGTTGCGATACTCTTCAAATGCCTGCCTGCTCTCAGAGAACTGGCTGAAGCCACTGGGTAGCTGAGACCTGTGTGCCACACGTTCCATCTCCAGCTGACAAGGTGTGGAATAGCCAGACTGACCTCTTCTTGTTACCCTCAACAcgtgctgctgggagcaggagcttttcttcttgctctgGTGCCTGATGAGAACAAATAGAGCTGTAGTGTCCAAGGCAGCTGTTCTGGTGTGTCGGGGCCCCAAATGGGCTTGAACAGCTTAAACCTCCAGTTGTTGGCTGTGAAGGTCTCTTAGCCACGTTATTATTAAATGcctgaaattaaaatctcatcTGGACTAAATTATGGAAACATATTATGGAAATTGGCCTTTGTCCTTCTCACTGCATCTTTCC
The sequence above is drawn from the Strix uralensis isolate ZFMK-TIS-50842 chromosome 18, bStrUra1, whole genome shotgun sequence genome and encodes:
- the TPD52L2 gene encoding tumor protein D54 isoform X3: MESASQDINLNSPNKGLLSDAMTDVPVDSAASARTSAPEGLTLAEEEELRSELAKVEEEIGTLRQVLAAKERHCGELKRKLGLTPLDGLKQNLSKSWHDVQVSNAYVKTSEKLGEWNDKVTQSDFYKKTQETLSQAGQKTSAALSNVGSVISRKLGDMRAHPFSHSFSSYSIRHSISMPAMRNSATFKSFEDRVGTIKSRVVGSRENSTDGLHSPSGAGDKPPQDNAPF
- the TPD52L2 gene encoding tumor protein D54 isoform X4, whose protein sequence is MESASQDINLNSPNKGLLSDAMTDVPVDSAASARTSAPEGLTLAEEEELRSELAKVEEEIGTLRQVLAAKERHCGELKRKLGLTPLDGLKQNLSKSWHDVQVSNAYVKTSEKLGEWNDKVTQSDLYLSASSTLEDWNEKLTQSEAYKKTQETLSQAGQKTSAALSNVGSVISRKLGDMRAHPFSHSFSSYSIRHSISMPAMRNSATFKSFEDRVGTIKTSIRANGLSDM
- the TPD52L2 gene encoding tumor protein D54 isoform X1; its protein translation is MESASQDINLNSPNKGLLSDAMTDVPVDSAASARTSAPEGLTLAEEEELRSELAKVEEEIGTLRQVLAAKERHCGELKRKLGLTPLDGLKQNLSKSWHDVQVSNAYVKTSEKLGEWNDKVTQSDLYLSASSTLEDWNEKLTQSEAYKKTQETLSQAGQKTSAALSNVGSVISRKLGDMRAHPFSHSFSSYSIRHSISMPAMRNSATFKSFEDRVGTIKSRVVGSRENSTDGLHSPSGAGDKPPQDNAPF
- the TPD52L2 gene encoding tumor protein D54 isoform X8, translating into MESASQDINLNSPNKGLLSDAMTDVPVDSAASARTSAPEGLTLAEEEELRSELAKVEEEIGTLRQVLAAKERHCGELKRKLGLTPLDGLKQNLSKSWHDVQVSNAYVKTSEKLGEWNDKVTQSDLYLSASSTLEDWNEKLTQSEAYKKTQETLSQAGQKTSAALSNVGSVISRKLGDMRNSATFKSFEDRVGTIKTSIRANGLSDM
- the TPD52L2 gene encoding tumor protein D54 isoform X6 yields the protein MESASQDINLNSPNKGLLSDAMTDVPVDSAASARTSAPEGLTLAEEEELRSELAKVEEEIGTLRQVLAAKERHCGELKRKLGLTPLDGLKQNLSKSWHDVQVSNAYVKTSEKLGEWNDKVTQSDLYLSASSTLEDWNEKLTQSEAYKKTQETLSQAGQKTSAALSNVGSVISRKLGDMRNSATFKSFEDRVGTIKSRVVGSRENSTDGLHSPSGAGDKPPQDNAPF
- the TPD52L2 gene encoding tumor protein D54 isoform X9, yielding MESASQDINLNSPNKGLLSDAMTDVPVDSAASARTSAPEGLTLAEEEELRSELAKVEEEIGTLRQVLAAKERHCGELKRKLGLTPLDGLKQNLSKSWHDVQVSNAYLSASSTLEDWNEKLTQSEAYKKTQETLSQAGQKTSAALSNVGSVISRKLGDMRNSATFKSFEDRVGTIKSRVVGSRENSTDGLHSPSGAGDKPPQDNAPF
- the TPD52L2 gene encoding tumor protein D54 isoform X5: MESASQDINLNSPNKGLLSDAMTDVPVDSAASARTSAPEGLTLAEEEELRSELAKVEEEIGTLRQVLAAKERHCGELKRKLGLTPLDGLKQNLSKSWHDVQVSNAYLSASSTLEDWNEKLTQSEAYKKTQETLSQAGQKTSAALSNVGSVISRKLGDMRAHPFSHSFSSYSIRHSISMPAMRNSATFKSFEDRVGTIKSRVVGSRENSTDGLHSPSGAGDKPPQDNAPF
- the TPD52L2 gene encoding tumor protein D54 isoform X7 — protein: MESASQDINLNSPNKGLLSDAMTDVPVDSAASARTSAPEGLTLAEEEELRSELAKVEEEIGTLRQVLAAKERHCGELKRKLGLTPLDGLKQNLSKSWHDVQVSNAYVKTSEKLGEWNDKVTQSDFYKKTQETLSQAGQKTSAALSNVGSVISRKLGDMRNSATFKSFEDRVGTIKSRVVGSRENSTDGLHSPSGAGDKPPQDNAPF
- the TPD52L2 gene encoding tumor protein D54 isoform X2, which codes for MESASQGLLSDAMTDVPVDSAASARTSAPEGLTLAEEEELRSELAKVEEEIGTLRQVLAAKERHCGELKRKLGLTPLDGLKQNLSKSWHDVQVSNAYVKTSEKLGEWNDKVTQSDLYLSASSTLEDWNEKLTQSEAYKKTQETLSQAGQKTSAALSNVGSVISRKLGDMRAHPFSHSFSSYSIRHSISMPAMRNSATFKSFEDRVGTIKSRVVGSRENSTDGLHSPSGAGDKPPQDNAPF